One Pelagicoccus enzymogenes DNA segment encodes these proteins:
- a CDS encoding helix-turn-helix domain-containing protein translates to MPPITSDDVEASTEFTPAVCRAGYLQFSGNRNFTNPCVQSRAFFWCKSGKGSFLVNGHEYTLEAQDLYLLPWNRSIQYQPDRDDPMFTGHVHLVPDYRPGSRWVPNVPHQPSDEGYNSPDRSDVDWPELEGVVHFKINAGDNIALLLDYTIRSFLRSKGSNESEARHLGSLLVGELLRLKNTDHTAAQRYPEELLRMVAHVEARYMRSITVSELADMIGRSRSHVLKLFRHHMGISAKHYIINRQLKQACELLLSTTRSIAEVGQAVGISDPYHFSKLFRRHLKVSPSSFRTNHGPISQPSETHS, encoded by the coding sequence ATGCCCCCAATTACCAGCGATGACGTCGAAGCCTCTACCGAGTTCACCCCTGCGGTCTGCAGAGCAGGCTACCTCCAGTTTTCTGGAAATCGAAACTTCACCAACCCTTGTGTGCAAAGCCGCGCCTTCTTTTGGTGCAAAAGCGGAAAAGGCTCATTCCTAGTCAACGGACACGAATACACGCTCGAAGCACAAGACCTCTACCTGTTGCCATGGAATAGAAGCATACAGTACCAACCCGACAGGGACGATCCTATGTTTACCGGCCACGTGCATTTGGTCCCGGACTACCGCCCGGGCAGTCGGTGGGTCCCTAACGTTCCTCACCAACCCAGCGACGAAGGCTACAACTCGCCCGACCGCTCCGACGTCGACTGGCCTGAACTTGAAGGAGTCGTTCACTTCAAAATCAACGCAGGCGACAACATCGCATTGCTCCTCGACTATACGATACGCAGCTTTCTTCGCAGCAAAGGCTCGAACGAATCTGAGGCGCGCCACCTCGGCAGTCTGCTCGTCGGGGAACTGTTGCGACTCAAAAACACCGACCACACGGCCGCTCAGCGCTACCCTGAAGAACTGCTACGCATGGTGGCCCACGTGGAGGCTCGCTACATGCGCTCCATAACTGTATCCGAATTAGCGGACATGATCGGCCGCAGCCGCTCGCACGTCCTTAAGCTCTTCCGCCACCACATGGGCATCTCCGCAAAGCATTACATTATCAACCGCCAACTGAAGCAGGCCTGTGAACTGCTCCTGAGCACCACCCGCTCTATCGCGGAAGTCGGCCAAGCCGTGGGCATCTCCGACCCCTACCACTTTTCAAAACTGTTTCGCAGGCACCTCAAGGTCTCGCCCAGCTCCTTTCGCACCAACCACGGCCCGATTAGCCAACCCTCCGAAACGCATAGCTAG
- a CDS encoding family 78 glycoside hydrolase catalytic domain: MRTPVSYLASLLVFLTHALCCLAEGNPLQVGKLKSEHLVNPIQLDAREPRLSWMLTTTDPADRDRSQSAYRILVSGSIQELDKGNGDLWDSGKVESGRSHLVPYAGVELVSRQKCYWKVKVWDESERESGWSPVAEWTMALLDVNDWNGSEWIGLEEDNRESALAEREYAFQKEPEMKRSYPSPLLRRQISIEKPVRRALAYVAGVGYSEFYLNGEKVGDAVLDPGQTNYETHTLYVTHDVSYLLKQGDNALGIWLGSGFFGQNVAWKQDFDYGQPRARAILYVEYEDGSVESFGTDGNWKATTSPIVFDNVYWGETYDARLEIPDWASAGYDDSSWQDAVLLSAPCPTDRLRSQLIEPIRVQRRIKPVGVKDIGGGKYVVDFGENLAGWVEIVVDQDPGDVITMVAGEVMEPDGITVNTGTSGGAPGRIQEMIYVAKGGGEERWKARFSYHGFQFVEVSGLSAPPHPDTITAELVFSDLKKAGSFECSEDLMNQQWEITRRTLEANWHSIPEDCPAREKCGWLGDAHATSDVSFYGYDMTVFLAKFLRDIEDSLKKDKRYEEVVGKGRGVPTFVAPGKRVTDHPAEIDWAVAYLLVAWDVYLHSGDTVVFDRHFGHFKNFVSYFESMRGPGNILPSGLGDWCPPLWDRKGAPEYMLCHPHVSGTAFYYEALRIVSEIAFLKGEDRYADYCRALAADVKDAFNANYLEVIEGTDARFYGSQTATVMALKFGMVPDGMVPSVVDGLVFDIEKVHEGHHAVGIHGLRHLYTVLSDFGQDELVARMLLDRGFPGPGYLADHGFSTWPERQFNWGEEPRYRNSMNHPMQGGFAAFFFEGIGGIRPLSSAGGYKGFELRPRLMGEIDWATTTKESPYGVIESDWKREGDRIFWQVSIPVNTQAEVYLPTPDVGSVLESGAQLEGVPGVKDLAVVSDGLKESVKLTLGSGRYFFEMIDSDWQ, encoded by the coding sequence ATGCGAACCCCTGTCAGCTACCTCGCTTCTCTGCTCGTTTTCTTGACTCATGCTTTGTGTTGTTTGGCGGAGGGGAATCCTCTGCAGGTTGGCAAGCTGAAGAGCGAGCACCTCGTGAATCCGATCCAATTGGATGCGCGCGAACCTCGCTTGAGCTGGATGCTTACCACGACGGACCCTGCCGACAGGGACCGCTCGCAAAGCGCCTATCGGATCTTGGTCTCTGGCAGTATCCAGGAATTGGATAAAGGGAATGGTGACCTTTGGGATAGCGGAAAGGTCGAGAGCGGCCGTTCCCATCTGGTGCCGTATGCGGGCGTGGAGCTCGTGAGTCGGCAGAAGTGTTATTGGAAGGTCAAGGTATGGGACGAGTCCGAGAGGGAGAGCGGTTGGTCGCCGGTCGCCGAGTGGACTATGGCTTTGTTAGATGTTAACGACTGGAATGGTTCGGAGTGGATTGGTTTAGAGGAAGACAATCGCGAATCGGCTTTGGCGGAGCGTGAATACGCTTTCCAGAAGGAACCGGAAATGAAACGCTCCTACCCGTCGCCTCTGCTTCGCCGCCAAATTTCCATCGAAAAGCCGGTGAGACGAGCTCTCGCCTACGTGGCTGGAGTTGGATACAGTGAGTTCTACCTGAATGGAGAGAAAGTCGGAGATGCCGTTTTGGATCCTGGGCAAACGAATTACGAGACACATACTTTGTACGTAACGCATGATGTGAGCTATCTCTTGAAGCAGGGCGATAACGCCCTGGGGATTTGGCTGGGAAGTGGCTTCTTTGGACAAAATGTCGCTTGGAAGCAGGACTTCGACTATGGGCAGCCTCGCGCGAGGGCGATCCTATACGTCGAGTATGAAGACGGTAGCGTAGAGAGCTTTGGCACTGACGGTAATTGGAAAGCGACTACGAGCCCGATCGTTTTCGATAACGTCTATTGGGGCGAGACTTACGATGCTCGTTTAGAGATACCGGATTGGGCGAGTGCTGGCTATGATGATTCGTCTTGGCAGGACGCGGTTTTGCTGTCGGCGCCTTGTCCGACGGATCGCCTGCGTTCACAGCTTATCGAGCCGATTCGCGTGCAACGTCGGATCAAGCCGGTTGGGGTAAAGGATATAGGCGGTGGAAAGTACGTCGTCGACTTCGGTGAGAATCTGGCGGGCTGGGTCGAGATCGTGGTAGACCAAGATCCAGGCGACGTGATCACCATGGTAGCGGGCGAAGTGATGGAGCCGGATGGGATAACGGTGAATACGGGCACTTCCGGCGGGGCTCCCGGGCGTATCCAAGAAATGATTTATGTGGCGAAGGGAGGCGGAGAGGAGCGATGGAAAGCTCGCTTTTCCTACCACGGGTTCCAGTTCGTGGAAGTTAGCGGGCTAAGCGCTCCTCCTCATCCTGATACGATCACAGCCGAGCTTGTGTTCAGCGATCTGAAGAAAGCCGGAAGCTTCGAGTGTTCAGAAGATCTGATGAATCAGCAGTGGGAAATAACGCGTCGCACCCTGGAAGCGAATTGGCACTCGATCCCTGAGGATTGCCCGGCCCGCGAAAAGTGCGGTTGGTTAGGCGACGCCCATGCGACCTCGGACGTAAGCTTTTATGGATACGACATGACTGTCTTCTTGGCGAAGTTCCTTCGTGACATCGAAGACAGTTTGAAAAAGGACAAGCGTTACGAGGAGGTTGTGGGCAAGGGAAGGGGGGTGCCAACCTTCGTCGCTCCGGGAAAGCGGGTGACGGATCATCCTGCAGAGATTGACTGGGCGGTCGCTTATTTGTTGGTTGCGTGGGATGTGTATTTGCACTCTGGTGACACCGTCGTCTTTGATCGTCACTTTGGCCACTTCAAGAATTTCGTATCGTATTTCGAATCGATGCGCGGGCCGGGCAATATTTTGCCCAGTGGACTGGGAGACTGGTGTCCACCGCTTTGGGACCGCAAGGGCGCTCCCGAGTACATGCTCTGTCACCCGCACGTTTCGGGAACCGCCTTCTACTATGAGGCGCTGCGTATCGTGAGCGAGATTGCGTTCCTGAAAGGGGAAGACCGCTATGCGGATTACTGTAGAGCGCTTGCCGCAGACGTGAAGGACGCGTTCAATGCGAACTATTTGGAGGTGATCGAGGGTACGGATGCTCGCTTTTACGGGAGTCAAACGGCGACGGTGATGGCTTTGAAGTTCGGGATGGTTCCGGATGGCATGGTTCCGTCCGTGGTCGATGGCTTGGTCTTTGATATCGAGAAGGTGCACGAGGGGCATCACGCCGTTGGCATCCATGGCTTACGACATCTTTACACGGTGCTTTCCGATTTCGGGCAGGACGAATTGGTTGCCAGGATGCTGTTGGATCGTGGTTTCCCAGGTCCGGGATACCTTGCGGATCATGGTTTCTCTACCTGGCCTGAGCGCCAGTTCAACTGGGGCGAGGAACCTCGATACCGTAATTCGATGAATCATCCCATGCAGGGAGGATTTGCCGCCTTCTTCTTCGAGGGTATCGGCGGAATTCGACCTCTGTCATCGGCAGGCGGATACAAGGGGTTTGAACTGCGCCCTCGCCTGATGGGTGAGATTGATTGGGCTACGACCACTAAAGAATCGCCCTATGGGGTGATCGAGAGCGATTGGAAACGAGAGGGCGACAGAATCTTTTGGCAGGTCTCGATTCCTGTGAACACGCAGGCAGAGGTATATTTGCCGACGCCAGACGTTGGCTCGGTCCTAGAGTCGGGAGCCCAGTTGGAAGGCGTTCCCGGCGTCAAAGATTTGGCGGTCGTTTCTGATGGCTTGAAGGAAAGCGTAAAGCTGACGCTTGGATCTGGGCGCTACTTCTTTGAAATGATCGACTCAGATTGGCAGTGA
- a CDS encoding TetR/AcrR family transcriptional regulator — protein sequence MGDEEQKLTERGRGRPKTDPRDAETRLRLIRAGLEIATERGYVATGVGEVLRRAAAPKGCFYHYFKDKEDFGLQLIDAYEEFFAKMLDRCFENRALSPMNRLKAFVDAAKAGMEKHQFRRGCLVGNLGQEIASLSDAMREKLIGVMEDWQGRTAGCLALAQDMGELSVSRNVDELAAFFWIGWEGAVLRAKLELRADPLDSFAKVYFHLLKK from the coding sequence ATGGGGGACGAGGAGCAAAAGCTAACTGAACGGGGACGTGGTAGGCCAAAGACCGATCCTCGAGATGCGGAGACGAGGCTGCGATTGATTCGAGCGGGCTTGGAGATCGCAACGGAGCGAGGATATGTGGCCACCGGCGTGGGGGAGGTGCTCAGGCGAGCTGCAGCGCCGAAGGGGTGCTTCTACCACTACTTCAAGGACAAGGAAGATTTCGGGCTGCAACTGATTGATGCTTACGAGGAGTTTTTCGCGAAAATGTTGGATCGCTGTTTCGAGAACAGGGCGCTCAGCCCGATGAATCGTTTGAAGGCCTTTGTTGACGCTGCGAAGGCTGGGATGGAAAAGCATCAGTTTAGGCGCGGTTGCCTGGTGGGGAATTTAGGTCAGGAGATTGCTTCGCTTTCGGATGCAATGCGGGAAAAACTGATTGGCGTGATGGAGGATTGGCAAGGGCGCACCGCCGGATGTCTAGCCCTTGCCCAGGACATGGGTGAACTCTCGGTGTCTCGCAATGTCGACGAGCTCGCAGCATTCTTTTGGATTGGCTGGGAAGGGGCAGTGCTTAGAGCGAAGCTGGAATTGCGAGCTGATCCCTTGGATTCCTTCGCCAAAGTCTATTTCCATCTACTGAAAAAATAG
- a CDS encoding MDR family oxidoreductase, giving the protein MFKGICIEKTDTGQAVSRKTLSVSDLPEGDVLVDVSWTTLNYKDALAVSGKSPIVKRYPMVPGIDFAGVVAESENPSYHKGDAVVLTGWGVGEKHWGGWAEKARVDGSWLVPLPDGLSSRQAMAIGTAGFTAMLCVMTLEAQGVTPDKGEILVTGAAGGVGSVATALLARNGYRVAALTGRPEEEDYIKRLGARRIVDRERYAEAGRPLEKGLWAGAVDVVGGKVLANVLASMDYGGVVASCGLAGGMDLHTTVAPFILRGVTLAGVDSVMCERVRRMVAWQRLAQELDLRLLDEMVEEVPFGRILEVAPKMLEGRIRGRVVVSMSS; this is encoded by the coding sequence ATGTTTAAAGGTATATGTATCGAAAAAACAGATACGGGGCAGGCCGTGTCTCGCAAGACTCTGAGCGTTTCCGACTTGCCGGAAGGGGACGTTTTGGTCGATGTCTCTTGGACAACATTGAACTATAAGGACGCATTGGCGGTTTCCGGGAAGTCTCCGATCGTGAAGCGTTATCCGATGGTTCCCGGAATCGATTTTGCAGGGGTGGTCGCTGAGAGCGAAAACCCTTCCTACCACAAAGGAGATGCGGTCGTTCTGACGGGGTGGGGCGTAGGAGAAAAGCACTGGGGAGGTTGGGCCGAGAAGGCTCGTGTCGATGGCTCCTGGCTCGTTCCTTTGCCCGATGGGCTCAGCTCGCGACAAGCGATGGCGATTGGGACGGCGGGGTTCACTGCCATGCTTTGCGTGATGACTTTAGAGGCCCAAGGGGTGACCCCCGACAAGGGCGAAATTTTGGTGACGGGAGCCGCTGGAGGCGTCGGGAGCGTGGCAACTGCCCTCTTGGCGCGGAACGGTTATCGCGTCGCTGCCCTGACAGGGCGTCCAGAGGAGGAGGACTACATCAAGCGCTTGGGAGCTCGTCGGATCGTTGATCGTGAGCGATATGCCGAAGCGGGGCGCCCGCTCGAGAAGGGACTTTGGGCGGGAGCTGTTGACGTGGTAGGCGGTAAAGTACTCGCTAATGTGTTGGCTTCCATGGACTACGGCGGAGTGGTTGCCTCGTGCGGGTTGGCGGGAGGAATGGACCTTCATACTACGGTTGCCCCCTTTATTCTGCGTGGCGTGACTTTGGCGGGCGTGGACAGCGTGATGTGCGAACGGGTTCGTCGCATGGTGGCCTGGCAACGCCTTGCCCAAGAACTGGACCTTCGACTTTTGGACGAAATGGTCGAGGAAGTACCCTTTGGCAGAATCTTGGAAGTGGCTCCAAAAATGCTGGAAGGGCGAATCCGGGGCCGCGTCGTTGTTTCCATGTCCTCATAA
- a CDS encoding sodium:solute symporter family transporter, producing the protein MITEYITLAAYLVLLPLLGVLFSKFNNNLSDFVRGGGQVAWWLSGSSIMMAGISAFTFTGNASAAFEAGPTVLVIYAANVAAMLICGFALAAWYRQTRAYTPADVVKSRFSVAVEQFSAYTGVLIQPFAAGIQLWALSVFASTTFDLPLVLCIFVIGAVVVFYSTTGGKWAVMATDFVQSLILLAITILVAFFCYQKVGGFEGFFGYFSQPEFVDDFKFVKEPDQWPDGKFSMQWIIVIFIMTIYHQITLNSAGRFLVVKDGKAASKSAFLGAFLMAAGALIWFFPPMVARFLYGTEIMAQDIANPENSSYSFIAQKVLPSGLMGVMIAAMFAATMSSMDSGLNSQVGVIARNIVPKVREMFGVTKPMTPKGEVMLCKVATLGIGALIITYSYLFSQNRELALFDAYLMINSIITIPLVFPMLVGFYIKKLPSWSYFVIFGFCLLPSFYSYYLSETTGEGFTIQQRAMWIFIFGAIGTVVCRPFYKGTSAAYKKKVEDFYQLIKTPIRDDEQEGESKAYAQLMLLGRASVGIGIALLLLLFVPSDSTGVWSVLFISSFCGGIGLLLLWGARVEKRKEAQLQAEKR; encoded by the coding sequence ATGATTACAGAGTACATTACTCTCGCTGCCTATTTAGTGCTGTTACCCCTGCTGGGGGTGCTCTTTTCCAAGTTCAATAACAACTTGAGCGATTTTGTTCGTGGAGGCGGGCAGGTGGCTTGGTGGCTCTCCGGTTCCAGTATCATGATGGCTGGCATCAGCGCCTTCACATTTACAGGAAATGCCTCGGCTGCCTTTGAAGCGGGTCCCACGGTATTGGTCATCTATGCAGCCAATGTTGCGGCCATGTTGATATGTGGCTTCGCCTTGGCAGCTTGGTATAGGCAGACCCGCGCCTACACGCCCGCTGACGTCGTGAAGTCTCGCTTCAGTGTCGCGGTAGAGCAATTTTCGGCCTATACGGGGGTGTTGATTCAACCCTTTGCAGCAGGGATCCAGCTTTGGGCTCTCTCCGTATTTGCCAGCACCACCTTCGATCTTCCCTTGGTGTTGTGTATTTTCGTGATTGGCGCGGTGGTCGTTTTTTATTCGACCACAGGCGGCAAGTGGGCGGTGATGGCAACGGACTTCGTACAGAGTTTGATCCTGCTCGCGATCACTATTCTCGTCGCTTTCTTCTGTTATCAGAAGGTGGGCGGGTTCGAAGGGTTCTTCGGTTATTTCTCCCAGCCTGAGTTCGTCGACGATTTCAAATTTGTGAAAGAGCCGGACCAATGGCCGGACGGAAAATTCTCCATGCAGTGGATCATCGTCATTTTCATCATGACGATTTACCATCAGATCACTCTGAACTCCGCGGGGCGCTTCCTTGTGGTGAAGGATGGCAAGGCCGCTTCCAAATCGGCCTTTCTCGGCGCTTTCCTCATGGCAGCCGGCGCCTTGATCTGGTTTTTCCCGCCGATGGTGGCCCGCTTCCTTTATGGTACGGAAATCATGGCTCAGGACATTGCGAATCCTGAAAATTCCAGCTATTCCTTCATCGCCCAAAAGGTGCTCCCGAGCGGATTGATGGGGGTGATGATCGCGGCTATGTTTGCGGCAACCATGAGCTCTATGGACTCTGGTCTTAATTCGCAGGTGGGCGTCATTGCCCGTAACATCGTACCTAAAGTGCGCGAGATGTTTGGCGTGACCAAGCCCATGACACCCAAAGGCGAAGTCATGCTCTGCAAGGTGGCGACCTTAGGAATTGGGGCCCTGATCATAACCTATAGTTACCTCTTTTCTCAGAATCGGGAGCTGGCGCTCTTCGATGCGTACTTGATGATAAACTCTATCATCACCATACCGTTGGTGTTCCCGATGTTAGTCGGTTTCTATATAAAGAAACTCCCGAGCTGGTCGTACTTTGTTATCTTCGGATTCTGTCTATTGCCGTCATTCTACTCGTACTATTTGAGCGAAACCACGGGTGAAGGCTTCACCATTCAGCAAAGAGCGATGTGGATCTTTATTTTCGGAGCAATTGGCACCGTCGTATGCCGCCCCTTCTATAAGGGAACATCGGCTGCCTACAAAAAGAAGGTAGAAGACTTCTACCAGCTCATCAAAACACCGATTCGCGATGACGAGCAGGAAGGGGAGTCCAAGGCCTATGCTCAATTGATGTTGCTAGGACGGGCTTCGGTGGGAATCGGAATCGCATTGCTCCTGCTCTTGTTCGTTCCCTCCGATTCGACAGGCGTTTGGAGCGTGCTCTTCATCAGCAGCTTCTGTGGCGGAATCGGACTTTTGCTGCTGTGGGGAGCGCGAGTCGAAAAGCGCAAGGAAGCCCAGCTCCAGGCGGAGAAACGTTAG
- a CDS encoding sulfatase family protein, translating into MSEKVSRRTFVKGAVGAAAVASLSPSGLIKAAARGKSKAPNLVFVFPDQWRGQALGFRAEDPVHTPHLDRFAKESLSLPQTVANYPLCSPYRGMLMSGKYSHANKVTGNCRADRAQYGVELQQDEDCWSDVLQAQGYSLGYIGKWHLDAPREPFIEANPKWNTWCPPERRHGFDYWYSYGTYNDHNRPMYWETKADREEYHFVDQWSPEHEADKAIDYIQNEDGTMRDPDQPFALVVSMNPPHPPYHLYPDKYREPYADKSLDSLLVRPNVDPEHPKAKANTRDYYASITGVDEQFARILKAIDDVGLKEDTIVVFTSDHGDCLGTHGEVSKNNPFEESMRVPFLIRWPGKIKPGSDDLLLSTPDIYPTLLDLMGFEKELPEGLQGDSYAQLMRGANIVRPSSQLYLKIPSEAPDLGARGVRTQRYKLVLDISANKEVSRMLFDLKEDPYELENLAGSHPRVVEQLIDKELKPWLLKTGDPWYQHLSALNAAGKAGNS; encoded by the coding sequence ATGTCCGAAAAAGTAAGCAGAAGAACTTTTGTTAAAGGAGCTGTCGGCGCCGCTGCGGTCGCGTCATTAAGCCCCAGCGGCCTTATAAAGGCCGCAGCTCGCGGCAAGTCCAAGGCTCCCAATTTGGTATTCGTTTTCCCTGACCAATGGCGGGGACAGGCTTTGGGCTTTCGGGCTGAAGATCCTGTCCATACGCCCCACCTAGATCGCTTCGCAAAGGAGAGCCTTTCCTTGCCGCAGACTGTCGCTAACTACCCGTTATGCAGTCCGTATCGGGGAATGTTGATGAGCGGAAAGTATTCGCATGCCAATAAGGTGACCGGCAACTGCCGGGCGGATCGGGCCCAGTATGGCGTCGAGTTGCAGCAGGACGAGGACTGCTGGTCGGACGTCTTGCAGGCTCAAGGCTACAGCTTGGGCTATATCGGCAAGTGGCACCTCGACGCTCCGCGAGAGCCATTTATCGAGGCCAACCCGAAGTGGAACACCTGGTGTCCGCCAGAGCGTCGGCACGGATTTGACTACTGGTATTCGTACGGGACCTACAACGATCACAACCGCCCGATGTATTGGGAAACGAAGGCGGACCGCGAGGAATACCATTTCGTCGACCAATGGAGCCCTGAGCACGAAGCGGACAAGGCCATTGATTATATCCAGAACGAGGACGGGACGATGCGGGACCCTGACCAGCCTTTCGCCTTGGTGGTTTCGATGAACCCTCCTCATCCGCCGTATCATTTGTATCCAGATAAGTATCGTGAGCCTTATGCAGACAAGTCCCTAGACTCCCTGTTGGTCCGCCCGAACGTCGACCCAGAGCACCCTAAGGCCAAGGCCAACACGCGGGACTACTACGCTAGCATCACGGGAGTCGACGAGCAGTTTGCACGCATCCTCAAAGCGATTGATGATGTCGGATTGAAGGAGGATACGATCGTGGTTTTTACCTCGGACCACGGCGATTGCCTAGGTACTCACGGTGAGGTTTCGAAGAATAATCCCTTCGAAGAATCCATGCGGGTTCCGTTCTTGATCCGTTGGCCCGGCAAGATAAAGCCCGGTAGCGATGACCTGCTGCTCTCCACTCCCGACATTTACCCCACCTTGCTCGACTTGATGGGCTTTGAAAAAGAACTCCCGGAGGGGTTGCAGGGCGACAGCTATGCTCAGCTTATGCGGGGCGCGAACATCGTTCGACCAAGCTCGCAGCTTTACCTCAAGATTCCCTCCGAGGCTCCGGACTTGGGAGCTAGAGGCGTTAGAACGCAGCGTTACAAGCTGGTGCTAGACATTAGCGCGAACAAAGAGGTGTCGCGCATGTTGTTCGACCTAAAGGAGGATCCGTACGAATTGGAGAACTTGGCTGGTTCGCACCCGCGCGTTGTCGAGCAATTGATTGATAAGGAGCTGAAGCCTTGGTTGCTTAAAACCGGAGACCCCTGGTATCAGCACTTGAGCGCGCTGAATGCGGCAGGTAAGGCGGGCAATTCATAA
- a CDS encoding NAD(P)/FAD-dependent oxidoreductase yields MVTKGDLEFDTVVVGAGVAGLAAARLLIQRGQRTVVLEKSRGVGGRMAARRLAGQSFDNGAHFFSVAGETFGKELQRWQSKDIAKLWIQDGDRRLYAGLPSMNALAKELAEEVDVERQQLVSTLTIEDGVVILRCDNGQKWRARKVLFTAPLPQSLAILKRSNLDLESELLDELARVSYEPCLSLLLRLKADIGLAAPGFLKGVSEKLDTITDARQKGTSSQPGLIVHSTAAFAEANYEKDRPVLEQMMIAAVKELYPVEIEESYLHKWRYAHRKGEGVGRLFAEAKSLPLYFAGDSFGIAKIEGAYDSGAAAAEAILRA; encoded by the coding sequence ATGGTTACAAAGGGAGATTTGGAATTTGATACAGTTGTTGTGGGAGCAGGCGTCGCTGGTTTGGCAGCGGCGCGATTATTGATCCAGCGTGGGCAACGTACCGTCGTGTTGGAGAAGTCGCGCGGAGTTGGCGGCAGAATGGCTGCTCGCCGTCTCGCTGGACAGAGTTTTGACAATGGGGCTCACTTTTTCTCCGTCGCTGGGGAAACTTTCGGAAAAGAGCTGCAGCGATGGCAGTCAAAGGATATAGCGAAACTTTGGATACAGGATGGAGACCGTCGATTGTATGCCGGTTTGCCAAGCATGAATGCCCTCGCCAAAGAACTGGCAGAGGAAGTGGATGTCGAACGGCAGCAATTGGTGAGCACTCTGACGATCGAGGACGGCGTCGTTATTCTGCGGTGTGACAATGGTCAAAAGTGGAGAGCTAGGAAGGTTCTCTTTACGGCGCCACTGCCTCAGTCGTTAGCGATTCTGAAGCGCTCCAATCTAGACTTGGAGTCTGAGTTATTGGACGAGTTGGCTCGAGTGAGCTATGAGCCGTGCCTATCCCTCTTGCTCCGCCTCAAGGCGGACATCGGTCTCGCTGCCCCAGGTTTCTTGAAGGGAGTGAGCGAGAAACTGGATACGATCACGGACGCGCGACAAAAGGGAACCAGCTCGCAGCCCGGCTTGATCGTGCACTCGACGGCAGCCTTTGCCGAGGCCAATTACGAAAAGGACCGTCCTGTGCTAGAACAGATGATGATAGCCGCGGTGAAGGAGCTTTACCCGGTGGAAATTGAAGAGAGCTACTTGCACAAATGGCGCTATGCCCACCGCAAGGGGGAGGGCGTCGGAAGGCTATTCGCGGAGGCTAAATCGCTGCCCTTGTACTTTGCGGGTGACTCCTTCGGGATTGCCAAGATAGAAGGCGCTTATGACTCAGGTGCCGCCGCAGCGGAAGCGATTCTGCGAGCCTAG
- a CDS encoding carbohydrate-binding protein, which produces MKITHTDRLGKKLSEASGENSVEIEILGEFGFEDILIFEMEPGSFVEVDIDPTFNKSIVYAPDGKIVYQLPVGPKARAYDPEAFKGERHLITMERVSREWLAKRRNLAMNSLDTRWDTGYFPHASANVVTRDEPWFEAKNAIDGHLSRVGHGAWPYQSWGGGLRDDLVFRLDFGREVLIDEIVIYLRADYADDHDINWESGVVTFSDGEKMPISMKKVEEGQSYAFAEKKVTWIELSELKREISAAFSALTQIEVFGRDIL; this is translated from the coding sequence ATGAAAATTACCCACACTGATCGATTAGGAAAAAAGCTTTCGGAAGCTTCTGGAGAGAACAGCGTCGAAATTGAAATATTGGGCGAGTTCGGGTTTGAGGATATCCTGATTTTCGAAATGGAGCCGGGTTCGTTTGTGGAGGTCGACATCGATCCGACTTTCAACAAGTCCATCGTTTATGCGCCGGACGGGAAAATCGTATACCAGTTGCCTGTTGGCCCGAAGGCGAGGGCCTACGACCCTGAGGCTTTTAAGGGGGAGCGCCACTTAATCACCATGGAAAGGGTTTCTCGCGAGTGGCTCGCCAAGCGACGAAACTTGGCTATGAACTCGTTGGATACGCGTTGGGACACCGGATATTTTCCTCATGCCTCGGCGAACGTGGTAACTCGTGACGAGCCCTGGTTCGAGGCGAAGAATGCGATTGACGGACACCTGTCGAGGGTCGGTCATGGAGCGTGGCCGTACCAATCTTGGGGAGGCGGTCTGAGAGATGACTTGGTGTTTCGCCTGGATTTTGGTCGAGAAGTATTGATCGACGAGATCGTCATCTATCTGCGCGCGGATTACGCTGACGACCATGATATCAATTGGGAATCAGGGGTCGTGACATTCTCCGATGGGGAAAAAATGCCAATCTCCATGAAGAAGGTAGAGGAAGGGCAATCGTACGCATTTGCGGAAAAGAAGGTGACATGGATCGAGCTGTCCGAGTTGAAGCGTGAAATCTCTGCCGCATTCTCAGCCCTAACCCAAATTGAGGTTTTTGGCAGGGACATCCTCTAG